In a genomic window of Gossypium arboreum isolate Shixiya-1 chromosome 9, ASM2569848v2, whole genome shotgun sequence:
- the LOC108455104 gene encoding protein MAIN-LIKE 2-like, with the protein MTSLIKKDLPHICDIVNNMDTYRVLRGQVNGLGYSSDERLMPYLELAGFESAALTRTFDLRCDLISILVERRRSENHTFHLSCEECTVTLEDVALHFGLPIDGNAVTGVSAIAESTALCYSLLEASPEDDKSNFSKLKFTWLKANFEHLSINATEEELMCSARAYIMHIIGGVLMPNSNNNKGGHAIAIGGTTLTIPFS; encoded by the exons ATGACTTCATTGATTAAGAAGGATCTTCCTCACATATGTGACATAGTTAATAATAtg GACACGTACCGCGTATTAAGGGGCCAGGTGAATGGTTTAGGATATTCCTCGGATGAACGACTGATGCCCTACTTGGAGCTAGCTGGATTCGAGTCAGCAGCATTGACCCGGACGTTTGATTTGCGGTGTGATTTAATATCCATATTGGTCGAGCGTAGACGCTCGGAGAACCACACTTTTCATTTGTCATGTGAGGAGTGCACTGTCACTCTAGAGGATGTTGCATTGCACTTTGGGCTCCCAATCGACGGGAATGCCGTCACGGGCGTAAGTGCGATAGCTGAGTCGACTGCACTTTGTTATAGTCTACTAGAAGCCTCGCCCGAAGATGATAAGTCCAATTTTTCGAAGTTGAAATTTACATGGCTGAAagccaattttgagcatttatcAATTAATGCCACTGAAGAAGAGTTGATGTGCTCAGCTCGAGCGTACATTATGCACATTATAGGGGGTGTACTGATGCCCAATTCGAACAACAACAAG GGTGGTCACGCCATTGccataggcggcaccaccctgaccataccattttcgtaa